The following nucleotide sequence is from Pseudomonas sessilinigenes.
GGCCCTTGCCGACCCGGATGAAGTTTTCCAGCGCCCGGGCATTGGAAGGCGGTAGCGTTTCCTGTGGGTCATGCAGGATCGCCAGGTCATAACGGGCCAGGCGCCGGGAACGCGGAACACGCCAGACCTTGCGACTGAAACTGTCCAGTGAGTTGGCAAATTGATCTTCCTGATCTTCTCGCAACTTATGTAGTGCCCCACTCTTGACCCCTTCGATATGCCAACTATCCGTTCTTTTGAACTCAACCAATAGAATCGGACATGGAAACAACTCGAATAACTGCCTGGCCAACTCTTGCAAGGGTTCTATATGGGTTCGACCAAAATAGAGGGTTAGCGTAAAGCCCTCGGTTTCACGGTAGAGGTGATGGCTGAGGGCCTTTTCCAGGGTCTTGTCCAGATCGTCCAGCGCCAGCCCGTAGAGGGCCTTGCGGGTCAGCTCGCTGATCGTCCGTACCGAAGGAATCACCCGGTGGCCGCGGGCCTCAGCCAGCAACGAGCAGTAATAGCCATGACCCAGGTACTTGTAGTTGCGGCACAAGTTGATGACCTGGACGCGCTTGCCCGGTTCACTTTCACAACTGTGTTCCAGATACTCCTGGGCGCTGAGAATATCTTCACTTGGAAAATAAGAAGCCCAGTCTTCCTTGCGTTCGACAATGATGATGACCTGACTGGAGGCTTTATCGACAGCCGACAAATAACTTGTCGAAGTGATTGCCGCCGGCAAACTTTGCCCGGATACTTCTGGCCAATGATTTTGTACCGCTGACATAAAGTTCGATCTCGCTGAAGAAACCTGACCCTTTCTATTAAGCACGAACTTTCTTTGAAGTCTCGTTTCATTACGCAACTTTTACGGCGGTTATATGGATCTTGTCTTTCGCACTGCAACCCCTGACGACCTGCCGGCACTGGTGGCTCTGGAACAGCAATGTTTCACCAGCGACCGCCTGACCCCGCGCAGCTTTCAATGGATGATCAGCCGCGCCCATGGGCAACTCTGGGTGGCCCAGCATCAAGATCGGGTACTCGGATATGCCCTGGTGTTGTTTCATCGCGGCACATCCCTGGCGCGCCTCTACTCCATCGCCATCGCTACCGACGCCCGTGGGCTGGGCCTGGGCAAACGCCTGTTGCAACGGATCGAAACCTGCGCCCTGGAGCATGACTGCGCCTACCTGCGCCTGGAGGTGCGCAGCGATAACCCGACAGCCATCGCCCTGTACGAGCGCCATGGCTATCGGCGCTTCGCCCGTATCCACGACTACTACGAAGACCATGCCGACGCGCTGCGCCTGGAAAAACGCATTCGCGAACACCGCCAGACCCGTAGCATTCGAGTGCCTTACTACCAGCAGACCACCGATTTCACCTGTGGTCCGGCCTGCTTGCTGATGGCCATGGCCGCGCTGCAACCATCACGCCCCTTGATGCGTACCGAGGAGTTGCAGATCTGGCGCGAGGCCACCACGGTATTCATGACTGCCGGACATGGCGGCTGCAGCCCCCAGGGACTGGCACTGGCGGCCTGGCGCCGGGGATTTGCCGTGCGCCTGCAGGTCAACAGTGCCGGGCCGTTGTTTCTCAACGGTGTGCGCGACGAGCATAAAAAAGACGTCATGCGCCTGGTCCACGATGAGTTCTGCAAAGAGCTGGACCGTAGCGATGTGCAGCAGGTGCTCGGCGGCCCGCTGGACCTGGCGCGGCTGCTGGATGCTGGCGGCCGCCCCCTGGTGCTGATCAGCAGCTATCGCCTGACCCGCTCCAAGGCCCCCCATTGGGTGATCGTGACCGACTGCGACGAGGATT
It contains:
- the rimI gene encoding ribosomal protein S18-alanine N-acetyltransferase, yielding MDLVFRTATPDDLPALVALEQQCFTSDRLTPRSFQWMISRAHGQLWVAQHQDRVLGYALVLFHRGTSLARLYSIAIATDARGLGLGKRLLQRIETCALEHDCAYLRLEVRSDNPTAIALYERHGYRRFARIHDYYEDHADALRLEKRIREHRQTRSIRVPYYQQTTDFTCGPACLLMAMAALQPSRPLMRTEELQIWREATTVFMTAGHGGCSPQGLALAAWRRGFAVRLQVNSAGPLFLNGVRDEHKKDVMRLVHDEFCKELDRSDVQQVLGGPLDLARLLDAGGRPLVLISSYRLTRSKAPHWVIVTDCDEDFVYLHDPDVDHSQHRQPMDCQHLPVSRDEFDKMCSFGSNKLRAAVVLSSRRPT